A window from Cryobacterium sp. PAMC25264 encodes these proteins:
- the trxA gene encoding thioredoxin, translated as MPTIDVTETTFGETLAANEIVLVDFWADWCGPCKQFAPTYAASSEQHQDVVFAKVDTEAEQQLSAAAGIQSIPTLMAFREGVLVFSQPGALPPAALEQVVTAVKGLDMADVHRQVAAQKAEQQAAAQ; from the coding sequence ATGCCCACCATTGACGTCACCGAGACCACGTTCGGCGAGACCCTGGCGGCCAACGAGATCGTGCTGGTGGATTTCTGGGCCGACTGGTGCGGTCCGTGTAAGCAGTTCGCCCCCACTTACGCGGCGTCGTCGGAGCAGCACCAGGACGTGGTGTTCGCCAAGGTCGACACCGAAGCCGAGCAGCAGCTGTCCGCCGCAGCAGGCATCCAGTCGATCCCCACTCTGATGGCCTTCCGTGAGGGCGTGCTGGTGTTCTCCCAGCCCGGAGCGCTGCCCCCGGCAGCCCTCGAGCAGGTGGTCACGGCCGTGAAGGGACTGGACATGGCCGACGTGCACCGCCAGGTGGCGGCGCAGAAGGCCGAGCAGCAGGCCGCCGCCCAATAG